The genomic region ACCAACCATTACGGCGATCATTTCTTTTTTTGATTTCTTTTCTTTTAAGATGTAAATCCCACCAATTGTCGCAAAGATAACACTGGTTTGTGATAGAACGAAACCGGTTGCTAAACCGTTGACAGATGGTTGTGCTGAAATCAAGTAAGTTAATGCCGCAAAAGCGAAGAAGAACCCACTGAAGATGTTCTTATATGAAGTTGCTTCTTTAAATGGTTTATAATCTTTTTTAGTTTGGGTTAAGCCGAAGATAATGCCGACAATTGTCATCCCAATAGCTTGTGGTAAGAAGCCTTGGAAACCATCAGCGCTAACTGCTTGTGGAAAGGCTGAATAACCTAAGTAGCCTAATTCACCGACTAATAATAACAAGATGCCCTTAACCGCACCACTCTTGCTAGCACTTGATTTATCTTCGCTCCAAGCGGTGAGATAAACGCCGATGATAATTAATGCAATCGCTGTAAAACCGATTAATTTTGATTGTGAACTTGACCAGTTACCTAGAACGAAGACTCCCCACAAAGATGCCCCAACTAATTGAAAGCCAGTTGTGATCGGCATTGTTCTAGAAACACCCATTGTTTCGAAAACGTGGAAAGTAATAATTTGTGCCAGTGCCCAACATGCACCTGAAATCAAACAGAAAATGAAAGTTTTCGTTTCAGGAATTGGTGTCCCACGGAAAATGGCAACGACAATTGCTAGAATTAATGTCCCAAAAGTGGTCCCCAGGATTTGACTCGCTGGTTTACCACCAATTTTACCAACAATAACTGGGAAAATCCCCCAGCCAATCATCGGCATTAAGCCGATTAAGATATTTACAGCGTTCATCATAATTTCCTCCAAGCCTATTTAATCAATTAGTAAAACGTTTTACTAACTATCTTGATGATTATTATAAATGACCTTTTTCGATAATTCAACCTTTTTTGAAAACGGTTTACAACCTAAACATAAAAAAAGATTAATCAGGCACCGTTTCCACCCAATTAATCTTTTTTAAATTTATTTTTTCTTAGCTTGTGAATACCCGCGTTTTGATTTGTAACCAGCTTCTAAAATCATCAGCATATCAGCATAATGTCGTTGTTGTGTTTCTTCAGCCTTAGCGCCGTAAACATAGCGCGCCCATTCCCGTTGATACCCGGGGGTTAAGGCCTCGAAAAAAGTTTTCACGGCTGGCTGGTCCTCAAGTCGCGCACTTAATCTTGGAATATCAACTTCAAATTCAAATAATGGTTTTTGCGCCATCTTCAATCACTCCATTATTTTAACCGCATGACATCTCTGGCAATCATTAATTCTTCATTCGTTGGGACAATTAAAACTTTGACCTTCGAATCATCAGCACTAATAATCCGTTCTTGGCTGCGGACATTATTTTTCTCTTCATCCAATTTTACACCAAAACAAGCAAGTTGTTTACAAATATCTGCCCGTAATTCACTCCCGTTTTCACCACTACCGGCTGTGAAAACTAACGTATCGATTCCGTTCATTAAGGCCACATATGAACCCACATATTTAACGACGCGATTGACAAAGATTGATAATGCCAACGCTGATTGTGGCCGTGTAGCGGCGGTTTCTTCCAAATCACGCATATCTGGTGAGAGTTCTGAAATACCTAACAAACCTGATTTGTGATTTAAAATATCGATCATTTCAGGCATTGTAATTTCTAATTTTTTTGCTAAGAAAGCAACTAAAGAAACGTCAATATCGCCAGAACGTGTGCCCATTGTAATCCCAGCCAGTGGGGTAAAACCCATTGAAGTATCAACGGCATGACCATCTTGGACCGCGGTAATTGATGCCCCACTCCCTAAATGGAGCGTAATCATTTTTTGAGATTCTAGCGGTGTTCCTAAGATTTCAGCGGCTCGATGGGCGACATATCGATGACTGGTCCCATGAGCGCCGTATTTTCTTGCGCCAAATGTTTGATAATATTCTTGCGGAATACTGTATAAATAATTTTCGGGTGCCAAGGTACTGTAAAAAGAGGTGTCAAAAACCGCTACTTGGGGCACACCTGGTAGTAGCGCCGTAAAGATCTTGATGTAATAAGCTTGTGTGGGGTTATGCAATGGCGCGTATTCTGCCAAGCGATTAATCTCGTCCAATGCCACCGGATTAATAACCATTGAATCACTGAAAGCTTCACCGCCCCCAACTACTCGGTGGCCAACACCGGTAATTTCATCCAAATGACTAACAATCCCTAATTCCTTCAAACGTGTGAGTAAAAGCGTTGCTGCCATTTCATGAGTGGTTACATCTTGAACTTCTTTAAACTTTTGATTGTCACCATATTTAGCGGTAAACACCGAATCAGATAAACCTAAGCGATCGATCATCCCTTTGGCGATAACTGTTTCACTGGGCATTTCAAATAATTGCCATTTTAGTGTTGAGCTGCCCGCGTTAATTGCTAGAATTTTTTCCATGTTATCGTCTCCCAATCTATAAGTAATTCCTTCATGCCACAATTGTAAGCAATTTCACAGGAAGTTACAACCCTTGATTTAATAACACCTAAAAAAGGACCCGCCACCAAAAATGAATTTGGCGAAGGGTCCCTTTTGATTTATTTATTTGGCAATTTGGTCGTCTGATTGGATTTGTTGGACTTTTTCTAAGAATGAACGGCCCATTTTATTATCGTGATAATCACTAGGTTCAATAACGTCTAAATAGAATTGGTCGATAAATTGAATTAAGCCATCGATTTTTTCCCGACCCATTTGTGTTTCGATTTCTTGATACTTTTGTAGATAACGACTAACTAAGCGATCTAAAACATCTTGTCCTTGTTTAGTTAAACTCAAGAATTTAACCCGTTGATCTGATTGTAAATGTTCTTCAACCACGTAGCCGTTTTCTTTAAGTAAGCGACATTGACGTGAGATTGCAGAACGACTAACACTCATTGTTTTAGCTAATTTGCTACCCGTTAAATCGTCGTTAGTGGCGATTTCATACATAATCAAGAATTGATCAAATGATACTTTATAATTCAAACTTTCCCCACTAACAAAATCGCTAAGATTGCTGATAACCCAACGATAAATGAGTGATAGATGGGTGATAACTTCCCAGTCTTCAGAATATTTCCCCGTAATCTTTGATGACATAATTGAATCTCCTTTTTATAAATACAAGTGATGAGGGTCAAGAATAATTAATGGTTTTAATTTGATTGCTAACAACCATAGTAGCATATTCTTTCAAAAAAGAAAGTACCTGTTTTCATTAATTTAGTACAAAGCCACTTAATGATTAACAATTATATTGTAACGTTAATTATTGCAAGGATAACTATCTGCAACTTTTTTATTAAAATTTCTATTATTTTGGCGTTATTGTAAAAAAAGAGCAAACTACTAACTATCGTTAGTAATTCACTCCTTTCAAACCTATTATAGATTGCGATCCATATTGAATGTCAATTTAGATAAATTAATTCCTGACATGACGAGTTCGCCAATCATGCCCATGGCTTTATCTTTCATTGTGTTAACAATCAAATAATTTTGTTCTGTCAAATATTTTGTTAGTGCTTCGCCTTGATAATTCTTAGCTTCTTCTTCAATACTATCCAACATTGTCCGTAATTCTTGTTTACAGCTTGTTAGATAGTCAACGTTACCTTGAATATGTTGGCTATAGTGACCTTCAACCAAGACTGAAATTGTCCGGTACATCCAATAAGCACTATTAATATCCCATTTCATTGGTGTTTCACTGAAGCTAGGATCTGTATCATTG from Latilactobacillus sakei subsp. sakei DSM 20017 = JCM 1157 harbors:
- the rbsU gene encoding ribose/proton symporter RbsU, whose product is MNAVNILIGLMPMIGWGIFPVIVGKIGGKPASQILGTTFGTLILAIVVAIFRGTPIPETKTFIFCLISGACWALAQIITFHVFETMGVSRTMPITTGFQLVGASLWGVFVLGNWSSSQSKLIGFTAIALIIIGVYLTAWSEDKSSASKSGAVKGILLLLVGELGYLGYSAFPQAVSADGFQGFLPQAIGMTIVGIIFGLTQTKKDYKPFKEATSYKNIFSGFFFAFAALTYLISAQPSVNGLATGFVLSQTSVIFATIGGIYILKEKKSKKEMIAVMVGLLLVLVAGSVTAFIK
- a CDS encoding YdeI/OmpD-associated family protein — protein: MAQKPLFEFEVDIPRLSARLEDQPAVKTFFEALTPGYQREWARYVYGAKAEETQQRHYADMLMILEAGYKSKRGYSQAKKK
- a CDS encoding acetate/propionate family kinase, with protein sequence MEKILAINAGSSTLKWQLFEMPSETVIAKGMIDRLGLSDSVFTAKYGDNQKFKEVQDVTTHEMAATLLLTRLKELGIVSHLDEITGVGHRVVGGGEAFSDSMVINPVALDEINRLAEYAPLHNPTQAYYIKIFTALLPGVPQVAVFDTSFYSTLAPENYLYSIPQEYYQTFGARKYGAHGTSHRYVAHRAAEILGTPLESQKMITLHLGSGASITAVQDGHAVDTSMGFTPLAGITMGTRSGDIDVSLVAFLAKKLEITMPEMIDILNHKSGLLGISELSPDMRDLEETAATRPQSALALSIFVNRVVKYVGSYVALMNGIDTLVFTAGSGENGSELRADICKQLACFGVKLDEEKNNVRSQERIISADDSKVKVLIVPTNEELMIARDVMRLK
- a CDS encoding MarR family winged helix-turn-helix transcriptional regulator, with the protein product MSSKITGKYSEDWEVITHLSLIYRWVISNLSDFVSGESLNYKVSFDQFLIMYEIATNDDLTGSKLAKTMSVSRSAISRQCRLLKENGYVVEEHLQSDQRVKFLSLTKQGQDVLDRLVSRYLQKYQEIETQMGREKIDGLIQFIDQFYLDVIEPSDYHDNKMGRSFLEKVQQIQSDDQIAK